One Pseudomonas sp. C27(2019) DNA window includes the following coding sequences:
- a CDS encoding pyridoxal phosphate-dependent aminotransferase, translating into MQFSKSNKLANVCYDIRGPVLKHAKRLEDEGQRILKLNIGNPAAFGFEAPEEILQDVIRNLPTAQGYSDSKGLFSARKAIMQYYQQMNVEGVGIEDIYLGNGVSELIVIALQALLNNNDEVLIPAPDYPLWTASTSLAGGKPVHYICDEQAGWLPDIDDMRAKITSNTKAIVVINPNNPTGAVYSKEVLLDIMELARQHNLVVFADEIYDKILYDGAVHTCAASLAPDVLCLTFNGLSKSYRVAGFRSGWVAVSGPKHRARSYIEGLDILSNMRLCANVPAQHAIQTALGGYQSINDLVLPPGRLLEQRNRTWELLNDIPGVSCVKPMGALYAFPKIDPKVCPIHNDEKFVLDLLLSEKLLVVQGTAFNWPWPDHFRVVTLPRVDDLEQAIGRIGNFLKTYRQ; encoded by the coding sequence ATGCAGTTCAGCAAATCGAACAAGCTCGCTAACGTCTGTTATGACATCCGAGGCCCTGTACTGAAACACGCCAAGCGTCTTGAAGACGAAGGCCAGCGCATTTTAAAACTCAACATTGGTAATCCTGCAGCCTTTGGCTTTGAAGCACCAGAAGAGATTCTGCAGGATGTGATCCGCAACTTACCGACAGCACAAGGTTACAGCGACTCAAAAGGCTTATTTAGCGCACGCAAAGCCATCATGCAGTACTACCAGCAGATGAATGTTGAAGGCGTTGGTATTGAAGACATCTATCTTGGCAACGGTGTCTCTGAGCTGATTGTGATCGCCCTGCAAGCGTTATTAAATAACAACGACGAAGTACTCATACCTGCGCCGGATTACCCGCTGTGGACTGCATCTACCAGCTTGGCTGGTGGTAAACCTGTGCATTATATATGCGATGAGCAAGCAGGCTGGTTGCCAGACATTGATGATATGCGCGCCAAAATCACCTCAAATACCAAAGCTATCGTCGTCATCAACCCAAACAACCCAACCGGAGCAGTGTACTCCAAAGAAGTGCTGCTCGATATTATGGAGTTGGCGCGCCAACACAACTTGGTAGTTTTTGCTGACGAAATTTACGACAAAATTTTATACGATGGCGCTGTGCATACCTGTGCCGCTTCATTAGCACCGGATGTGCTGTGCTTAACCTTTAATGGTTTGTCTAAGTCCTACCGTGTTGCAGGTTTTCGTTCCGGCTGGGTCGCTGTTTCCGGTCCTAAGCATCGCGCGCGCAGCTATATTGAGGGCCTAGATATTCTCTCCAACATGCGTTTGTGTGCCAACGTACCAGCGCAGCATGCCATCCAAACGGCATTAGGGGGCTATCAAAGCATCAATGACTTGGTGCTGCCCCCAGGCCGCCTGCTTGAACAACGCAACCGCACCTGGGAGCTGCTCAATGACATCCCTGGCGTGAGCTGTGTCAAGCCGATGGGCGCGCTCTATGCGTTTCCAAAAATTGATCCGAAAGTGTGCCCAATCCATAACGATGAAAAATTCGTGCTAGACCTACTACTTTCAGAGAAACTTTTGGTGGTGCAAGGCACTGCATTTAACTGGCCGTGGCCGGATCACTTCCGTGTCGTGACGCTGCCGCGTGTTGATGATCTAGAACAAGCCATCGGCCGCATTGGCAACTTTCTAAAAACCTACCGCCAGTAG
- a CDS encoding ATP-binding protein has product MSELFNEFLQRANQVLQHIEPLLPKPTEPIDWNTVYAASWQRKGNSSFFRPIQLDADIRLADLLGVDRQREQLLRNTQQFMRGFPANHALLWGARGTGKSSIVRALLAEYALQGLRLIEVERNELADLPLIVESLAALPQHFIVFCDDLSFEVGEGDYRILKSVLDGSLERAPDNVLLYATSNRRHLLPEQHSDNQHWQQGDGGELHPSEAVEDKIALSDRFGLWLSFYPFSQEHYLEVVQHWIAEYARPAQLDWQFSEELAKQAISWASARGNRNGRCAAQFAKQWVGLQLLEQAD; this is encoded by the coding sequence GTGTCTGAATTGTTCAATGAGTTTTTACAGCGCGCCAATCAGGTTTTGCAGCACATTGAACCCTTGCTGCCTAAGCCGACCGAGCCAATTGATTGGAATACGGTGTATGCCGCGAGTTGGCAGCGCAAAGGCAATAGCAGCTTTTTCCGGCCAATTCAGTTAGATGCGGATATCCGTTTAGCGGATTTATTGGGTGTTGATCGTCAGCGCGAGCAACTGCTGCGCAATACCCAGCAGTTTATGCGCGGCTTTCCAGCCAACCATGCGCTGCTGTGGGGCGCGCGCGGCACGGGTAAGTCGTCGATCGTGCGCGCGCTGTTGGCTGAGTATGCGCTGCAAGGTCTGCGTTTAATTGAAGTCGAACGCAATGAGCTGGCTGACTTGCCTCTTATTGTTGAATCACTGGCAGCTTTGCCGCAGCACTTTATTGTCTTTTGTGATGATTTGTCCTTTGAGGTAGGCGAGGGCGATTACCGCATTTTAAAAAGCGTGCTGGATGGCTCATTAGAGCGTGCGCCAGACAACGTGCTCTTGTATGCCACCTCTAACCGCCGCCACTTACTGCCTGAGCAACACAGTGACAATCAACACTGGCAGCAGGGTGATGGTGGTGAGCTGCACCCCAGTGAGGCGGTAGAGGATAAAATCGCTCTGTCTGATCGCTTTGGCTTGTGGCTGTCGTTTTACCCGTTTAGCCAAGAGCATTACTTAGAGGTGGTGCAGCATTGGATTGCTGAATATGCACGCCCAGCACAACTTGATTGGCAATTCAGTGAGGAACTGGCTAAACAAGCAATCAGTTGGGCGTCCGCGCGCGGCAATCGCAATGGCCGCTGCGCTGCACAGTTTGCTAAACAGTGGGTTGGCTTACAGCTGCTCGAGCAGGCTGACTAG
- the msrB gene encoding peptide-methionine (R)-S-oxide reductase MsrB: MKKVKKSDEQWREQLTEEQFRVCRLAGTERPFTGEYQAPNFSGVFHCVCCDQALFDAQHQFDAGCGWPSYWQPISPDALTEHTDNSLGMARVEVVCSGCDAHLGHVFPDGPAPTGLRYCINSVALQLKPTPAD; encoded by the coding sequence ATGAAAAAAGTTAAAAAAAGTGATGAACAGTGGCGTGAGCAGTTAACCGAAGAGCAATTTCGTGTCTGCCGCCTAGCGGGTACCGAGCGTCCCTTTACCGGTGAGTATCAAGCGCCAAACTTCAGCGGTGTGTTTCACTGCGTGTGCTGCGATCAGGCGTTATTTGACGCTCAGCATCAGTTTGATGCCGGCTGTGGCTGGCCTAGCTATTGGCAACCCATCAGCCCCGATGCGCTGACTGAACACACAGATAATAGCCTAGGTATGGCGCGTGTCGAAGTCGTATGTTCTGGTTGTGATGCGCATTTAGGTCATGTTTTCCCTGATGGGCCAGCGCCGACGGGTCTGCGCTATTGCATTAACTCAGTGGCTTTGCAGCTTAAGCCAACGCCGGCTGACTGA
- the htpX gene encoding protease HtpX has product MMRIFLFLATNIAVLLVASVTLSLLGVDRYTGQNHGDLLIFCAVFGFSGSLISLFISKWMAKRSTGTQIIDQPRTRQEQWLLQTVEKLANKAGIGMPEVGIFPSHQSNAFATGWNRNSALVAVSQGLLDRFSPDEVEAVLAHEIGHVANGDMVTMALLQGVVNTFVMFFARIIGDIVDRVILKNEEGRGIGYFVATIAAELVLGLLASTIVMWFSRRREFRADEAGADLASKHAMIGALNRLRAEQNIEADMPKALVAFGINGGLKEGLAALFMSHPPLEVRIAALQQRN; this is encoded by the coding sequence ATGATGCGTATCTTTTTATTCTTAGCCACTAACATTGCAGTATTGTTGGTTGCCAGCGTGACCCTCAGTTTACTGGGTGTTGACCGCTATACAGGGCAAAACCATGGTGACTTGCTCATCTTCTGTGCCGTGTTTGGTTTCTCCGGCTCGTTAATCTCTTTGTTTATCTCCAAATGGATGGCCAAGAGAAGCACCGGCACACAAATCATTGATCAGCCACGCACACGTCAAGAACAATGGCTATTGCAAACTGTTGAAAAGCTAGCCAATAAGGCTGGGATTGGCATGCCTGAAGTGGGTATTTTCCCTTCACACCAATCCAATGCCTTTGCCACAGGCTGGAATCGTAATAGCGCACTGGTTGCAGTCAGCCAAGGCCTACTCGATCGTTTCTCGCCAGACGAAGTTGAAGCCGTTCTAGCCCATGAAATTGGTCACGTGGCCAATGGCGACATGGTCACTATGGCGTTGCTGCAAGGTGTGGTAAACACCTTTGTGATGTTCTTTGCCCGCATCATTGGCGACATTGTCGACCGAGTTATACTGAAAAACGAAGAAGGCCGCGGCATTGGCTACTTTGTCGCAACCATTGCTGCAGAATTGGTACTGGGCCTGCTGGCCAGCACCATTGTTATGTGGTTCTCGCGCCGCCGCGAGTTCCGTGCTGATGAAGCCGGTGCTGACCTAGCTAGTAAGCACGCTATGATTGGCGCATTAAATCGCTTACGGGCAGAGCAAAATATTGAAGCAGACATGCCTAAAGCCCTGGTCGCTTTTGGCATCAACGGTGGTTTAAAAGAAGGTTTGGCTGCGTTATTTATGAGCCATCCACCTTTAGAAGTGCGTATTG